GGTTGATGCGCTTGATGCGTCAGGCACATGACGGCGCTGTTTTATGCTAGATTGTGCATAAATAGTCCGAGGCATAGAAAGGTGTTCGAACAAATTCCGAGCATCGGTGGCCATGGATCTGCTTTCTGCCCTTCATAGCTTCGTTCGCGTCGCGGCGACGGGGTCGTTTTCCGCTGTTTCGCGCGAAACCGGTGCCAGCCAGCCGACGATTTCGCGGCACATCGCGCTGCTGGAGGCGCATTACGGCGCGACCCTGTTCGCGCGTACCACCCGCAGCCTGATGATGACCGAGGATGGGCGCAGCCTGCTGCCCCACGCTTACGAAGTGCTGGAAATTCTGGAAACCGCCGAAACCGCCCTCGGCCGCCGCCGGGCCTCGGTGTCCGGCCTGGTGCGGCTGGGCGTGACCACCGCGTTCGGCCTCTATACCACCGGCCGGCTGGGGGAATTGCTGGAACAGCACCCCGATCTTTCGGTCGAACTGATCATGCGCGACGGCTTCGGCGACCTGGTCGAGGAAGGGCTGGACCTGGCGGTGCGTGTCGGTGAAATCGCCGAGGGCTCGCTGATCGCGCGGCGGCTGGGCACGGTCAAGCGCATCGCCGTGGCCACGCCGGCCTATCTGGACCGGCGCGGCACGCCGCAGCATCCGCGCGACCTGCTGAACCATCCCTGCATTGCCT
This genomic stretch from Gluconacetobacter diazotrophicus PA1 5 harbors:
- a CDS encoding LysR family transcriptional regulator, which gives rise to MDLLSALHSFVRVAATGSFSAVSRETGASQPTISRHIALLEAHYGATLFARTTRSLMMTEDGRSLLPHAYEVLEILETAETALGRRRASVSGLVRLGVTTAFGLYTTGRLGELLEQHPDLSVELIMRDGFGDLVEEGLDLAVRVGEIAEGSLIARRLGTVKRIAVATPAYLDRRGTPQHPRDLLNHPCIAYTYGGTRHDWHFEGNGEESVVAASGPFRANSSEAVLQATLAGMGIGLLPSFQVDEDVASGRLVRLFPDWTVPELPFYAVHTGPRTLPLRTRTVLDFLIDISDVLR